One part of the Engraulis encrasicolus isolate BLACKSEA-1 chromosome 17, IST_EnEncr_1.0, whole genome shotgun sequence genome encodes these proteins:
- the gngt2b gene encoding guanine nucleotide-binding protein G(I)/G(S)/G(O) subunit gamma-T2b, translating into MARDMAEKDILKMELDQLKKEESTPRTAVSAAAAETIEFVEAQVAEDPLIKGVPEATNPFKEKGGCIIT; encoded by the exons ATGGCTCGGGACATGGCAGAGAAAGACATCCTGAAAATGGAGCTGGACCAGCTGAAAAAGGAGGAAAGCACTCCCAGGACAGCT gTGTCGGCGGCTGCCGCTGAAACCATTGAGTTTGTAGAGGCCCAGGTCGCGGAAGACCCCCTTATCAAGGGCGTTCCAGAGGCTACGAACCCCTTCAAGGAGAAGGGTGGCTGCATCATAACATAG
- the tmem101 gene encoding transmembrane protein 101, translating into MAAPGRREVLRFISQFGSFILTRFGFWNCFSMLMLFAERADVKRKPDIQVPYLYIDMGVAVLCASFMSFGVKRRWFALAAAIQLALSTYVSYVGGLVHYGDWLKVRMYSRTMAIIGGFLILASGAGEVYRQKPRTRSLQSTGQVFLGIYLICMVYSLQHSAEDREAFLEHIAGGEVTVQLLVVLLGVLALAFLSGCYVRRAAQCLAILLPPLVLVVDGNLGYWHRARHVEFWNQMKLIGQHVAIFGTALILATDG; encoded by the exons ATGGCGGCCCCTGGCAGGCGAGAAGTGCTGAGATTCATATCTCAGTTCGGCTCCTTCATTCTGACCCGGTTCGGGTTCTGGAACTGTTTCAGCATGCTGATGCTTTTCGCCGAGAGAGCCGATGTGAAAAG AAAGCCGGATATCCAGGTGCCTTACCTGTACATCGACATGGGCGTGGCGGTGTTGTGTGCCAGCTTCATGTCTTTCGGGGTGAAGAGGAGGTGGTTCGCCCTGGCTGCCGCTATTCAGCTGGCCCTCAGCACCTACGTGTCCTACGTGGGCGGCCTCGTCCACTATGGGGACTGGTTAAAG GTGCGCATGTATTCCAGGACCATGGCCATCATTGGTGGCTTCCTGATTCTGGCCAGTGGGGCGGGGGAGGTGTACCGCCAGAAGCCTCGCACGCGCTCACTGCAGTCCACCGGACAGGTCTTCCTGGGCATATACCTCATCTGCATG GTGTACTCGTTGCAGCACAGCGCGGAGGACCGCGAGGCCTTCCTGGAGCACATCGCGGGCGGCGAGGTGACGGTGcagctgctggtggtgctgctgggcGTGCTGGCGCTGGCCTTCCTGTCGGGCTGCTACGTGCGGCGGGCCGCCCAGTGCCTGGCCATTCTACTGCCcccgctggtgctggtggtggacgGCAACCTGGGCTATTGGCACCGGGCCCGCCACGTGGAGTTCTGGAACCAGATGAAGCTCATCGGGCAGCACGTGGCCATCTTTGGCACCGCGCTCATACTGGCTACGGACggatga